The nucleotide window CAGCTGTTTTCTGTGCCACCTTACCCATATCGCCATTTAGCAGCGTCTTCTTGTTAAATTCAGTATCATTGGAAATCCGAGAAAGCTCATCAGCGAGCTGATTAATCTCTTTTTGGATTTCGCCACGGTCAACTTCGGTGTTAGTGTCGGTCGAGGCTTGAACGGCTAGTTCGCGCATTCTTTGCAAAATAGCATGGGTTTCATTGAGTGCACCTTCAGCTGTTTGGATAA belongs to Bacillota bacterium and includes:
- a CDS encoding flagellin, translating into MRINNNIMALNAHRQLGVNQSNASKSMEKLSSGFRINRAGDDAAGLAISEKMRGQIRGLKQAARNAQDGISLIQTAEGALNETHAILQRMRELAVQASTDTNTEVDRGEIQKEINQLADELSRISNDTEFNKKTLLNGDMGKVAQKTA